The sequence AAAATTTGAAGATGTCCTGTTTCTTTGATAGGTTTTTCGATTGGTCGAATGATATTCTGACTTTCGAAATCGATATCTACTATATCTTTTAAATTTTCAGCTACTGTTTTTCCTGTAACCGTAATACAATCACCATGAAGCATTCCTTTGCTTAGTAAATATTTTAAAACCATTGGAACACCTCCTTTTTCATGAAGATTTTGCATTAGATAATTTCCTCCAGGTTTAAAGTCGGCAATAAGTGGTGTTTTGTTACTGATTCTTTGAAAATCATCTTGTGTAATTTTAACCCCGACGCTTTTCGCCATAGCGATAATATGTAATACCGCATTTGTACTTCCTCCAAGTGCGATTAGGGTTGTAATTGCGTTTTCATAAGCTTTGAATGTCATGATGTCTTTTGGACAAATGTTCTTTTCTAATAATAACTTCATGTAGGAAGCTGCTTGTTTGCATTCTTCTATTTTATCCTGAGAAACGGCTGGGTTAGAACTAGAGTAGGGAAGACTCATTCCTAATGCTTCTATGGCAATCGCCATTGTGTTTGCGGTATACATTCCTCCACAAGCACCTGCACCTGGGCATGAATTTTTTATGATGCCTTTGAATTCTTCTTCGGATATTTTTCCTGCAATTTTTTCTCCTAAGGCTTCAAAAGCAGAAACAATGTTTAGATCTTTTCCTTGGTATTTTCCTGGAGCAATTGTGCCACCATAAACCATTATCGAAGGACGATTTAGTCTTCCCATAGCAATAATAGACCCTGGCATATTTTTATCGCAACCAGGAATAGCAATAACACCATCATAATAATGACCATCAACTACACTTTCTATACTGTCTGCAATGACTTCTCTGCTTACTAATGAATAGCGCATTCCATCAGTTCCGTTTGTAATTCCATCGCTAATTCCTATAGTATTGAAGATAAGTCCCACCATATTTGAAGCATTGACTTCAACTTTTATATAGGAAGCTAAATGATTCAAATGCATGTTGCACGTGTTTCCATCATAGCCCATTGAAGCAATTCCTATGAAGGCTTGTGCTAGTTGTTCGTCTGTTAATCCTACTCCATAAAGCATAGCTTGTGCTGCTGGTTGTGTAGGATCTTGTGTTACTGTTTTGCTGTATTTATTAAGTTCCATTTTTTAGTTTAATTGTGAGCTTAACTCTTTTTCTAATACTAGGTTTTTATAAGCTATTTGTAATTTTTTACCTAAGCTATTGTCCCATTCTAATGGGAATTCTTTTTTGTCTAATGATTTTATTCCTATTACTTCGGCAGCAGTTCCACAATAAAAAGCAGCATCTGCATCATTTAATTGTTCTAACGAATATTTGCCTTGATGTAGTTTTATATCTAATTCTTTACATAACTCTATTATTGTAGCTCTAGTAATTCCAGGAAGAATGTTTCCTAGTTGAGGTGTGAAAAGTTCTCCGTTTTTTTCGAAAAATAGATTAGCTCCAGGTCCTTCGGCAACAAAGGCTTCAGTATCTAATAATAAGGCTTCGTCAAATCCTTTTGCTTTTGCTTCGTTCGTTGCAAGTATAGAATTGATATAATGTCCGCAAACTTTTGCTTCTATTTTTATCGATTTAGGATGTGGTCTGCAATAGGTAGAAACACAAAGATTTAATAGGTTGTCTCCAAGATAGGTTCCCCATTTCCAAGCGCATATCATAATATTTACACCTGTTGGCTTTGATAAGCTCATGTTTGGGGCACAGTAAACTATAGGTCTTAAGTATGCATCTGTAAGGTTATTTAATGCTAATAGTTCATATGATTTCTCAATTAATTCATCAATGTCATATTCGAATGGAATGTTGATTAATTCACACGATTTTTTCAATCTATCGTAATGTTCTTTTGCTTTAAAAATTTTTGTTCCAGATTCTGTTTTGTAAGCACGTATTCCTTCAAAAGCACCATAGCCATAATGTAAAGTCTGTCCGTATAAGTCAGTTGTAGTAGTTAATGATTTTTTAAATTCTCCATTGCTGAACAATAGAGTATCTTGATTATAATATGGATTTGCGTTTGTATTCATTTCTTTTTTATTTTTAAAATAAAGTGTAAAATTATTAATGTGAGTTTTTAAAAAGTGTCTGTTTAATTATGTTATACAGTATTTAATTGTTGTTTTTGTTGTTTAATGTGTTGTTTTTCATGTGATTGTGTTTTTGTTTTTATGATGTTTAACAGCTTGTTTTTATCTAATTTATTAAAAGTTGAAATGTTTATTATTAATTTTTTTAACATTATAGATGTGTTTTTTGTAAACTAGAATCTGTTTTTGTTGCGTTTGTTGTAAAAAAAAAGCCTTTCTGTTTTACGAGAAAGGCTGTTACATATATGCAATATTATCCTGACTCGTTTGGGTTTACGAATGACGATGATTACGATAATAATAATTGTTGCGATGTGGTTCATGTTTTTTAAATAAAAAAGCCTCCTAAAAAATTAGGAGGCTTCATGTATGTGTTTATTGCATACTATCTCCTATCCCAATTTTGGAATAATAATAGAGACAATAATAACAATAGTATTTTTCATATGTGTTCAGTAAATTTCATTTGTTTGGAACAGACATATTGTTAATGTCAATTTCATAAATGTGTTAACTGTGGGACAAATCTAGTAAATTAATTTTATTTGCAAACTTTTTTCTAAAAAAAATCGTTAAAAATGTTTTTTTTACATTTTTAACGATTTTAAAGTATTGATTTGTAGTTGATTATTTTATTACAGGAGGATATTGTTCCAGAATTTTAGAAACAAATTGATGTGTACGTTCATCTTTTTTGTGTGTATTCTTTGTTAAATATCCTGTTCCTTCACCTTGCCAAACCATTTCTTTTGTCTTTGCATCTACGATGTCGATAAATAATGTTCCTTCAGGTGTTCTCGAAACTGAAGAGCTATTCATTCCCCAATATGGATTCCAACCCCATCCAAAACCAACATTATTATACACGTCGATACGTTCTCTTTCTTTAGTAAAAATACTTAATAACATGTCTGGATTTTCACTTTTAGAAAAACCTTTAGCACTCATTTCTTCATCTATAGAACGAAGAATTCTTTTTTTGTCTAAATCTGAAATTTCAGCTTTATCAATGCTACTTTTTAAATAAGCATAAGTTTTATATTTGCCAAACTCAGCTTTTTTGTCATAATCAGCATTCACTCTTACAGAGCTACAAGATGCCAATACAAATAGTAGTAATACAGGAATTAAATTAATTTTTTTCATAGTGTTTTGTTTATGGTTAAAGCGTTTAATAGGTTAAAAGCTTTAACCTGTTAAACTATAATAATGATTCATCAACTATATTAGGGATGGTAACTTTCAATAAAGGTTGCGTTTCCATAGCTCTTTTAATCGCAAAAATTGCACCTTCATTTCTAGCCCAACTTCTTCTTGAT is a genomic window of Flavobacterium jumunjinense containing:
- a CDS encoding DUF4136 domain-containing protein, with the translated sequence MKKINLIPVLLLFVLASCSSVRVNADYDKKAEFGKYKTYAYLKSSIDKAEISDLDKKRILRSIDEEMSAKGFSKSENPDMLLSIFTKERERIDVYNNVGFGWGWNPYWGMNSSSVSRTPEGTLFIDIVDAKTKEMVWQGEGTGYLTKNTHKKDERTHQFVSKILEQYPPVIK
- the ilvE gene encoding branched-chain-amino-acid transaminase; protein product: MNTNANPYYNQDTLLFSNGEFKKSLTTTTDLYGQTLHYGYGAFEGIRAYKTESGTKIFKAKEHYDRLKKSCELINIPFEYDIDELIEKSYELLALNNLTDAYLRPIVYCAPNMSLSKPTGVNIMICAWKWGTYLGDNLLNLCVSTYCRPHPKSIKIEAKVCGHYINSILATNEAKAKGFDEALLLDTEAFVAEGPGANLFFEKNGELFTPQLGNILPGITRATIIELCKELDIKLHQGKYSLEQLNDADAAFYCGTAAEVIGIKSLDKKEFPLEWDNSLGKKLQIAYKNLVLEKELSSQLN
- the ilvD gene encoding dihydroxy-acid dehydratase, which translates into the protein MELNKYSKTVTQDPTQPAAQAMLYGVGLTDEQLAQAFIGIASMGYDGNTCNMHLNHLASYIKVEVNASNMVGLIFNTIGISDGITNGTDGMRYSLVSREVIADSIESVVDGHYYDGVIAIPGCDKNMPGSIIAMGRLNRPSIMVYGGTIAPGKYQGKDLNIVSAFEALGEKIAGKISEEEFKGIIKNSCPGAGACGGMYTANTMAIAIEALGMSLPYSSSNPAVSQDKIEECKQAASYMKLLLEKNICPKDIMTFKAYENAITTLIALGGSTNAVLHIIAMAKSVGVKITQDDFQRISNKTPLIADFKPGGNYLMQNLHEKGGVPMVLKYLLSKGMLHGDCITVTGKTVAENLKDIVDIDFESQNIIRPIEKPIKETGHLQILYGNLATKGSVAKITGKEGEKFTGPAKVFDGEKELIKGIEDKKIQAGDVIVIRYVGPKGGPGMPEMLKPTSAIIGAGLGKSVALITDGRFSGGTHGFVVGHISPEAYDGGTIALVKDGDLIELDAVDNRIHLAISDEELQKRKALFVQPKPKVTKGVLYKYQKLVTDASEGCVTDEF